One segment of Tetrapisispora phaffii CBS 4417 chromosome 1, complete genome DNA contains the following:
- the TPHA0A03210 gene encoding uncharacterized protein (similar to Saccharomyces cerevisiae YDL133W; ancestral locus Anc_7.297), translating to MAIKKKAENDFKFLNYYSHNPTSIPPFALESNFLRGNELESGYVKIISSRCKDNVNASNPQYYEDPEIANKFSTLDSEWGGEERLKNIFNIPDIEKMSFENFEDKKKWRQYISEIKELYHIKPKKAYTSTFTCQNYSNSSIICKEWIRDEINKEKEHWIGFKNQQLKQYKPIIKNFILNNIFFRLFLRLIIIGLCVAVVTVSSNIIANSRAERVFLEDKPFFNNYTIDLMINFSDLIFNVFSNSLAIIYNLYIGYDEFAGKPIGLNNPTSHAVFLMLDLFFIIVENVNLSLSMNYIINTRHSFNKKDNQLNENFKSIDITIQLLIKTFCQQEQLLILLTFLLELIWTFTFCIGIIKILDKTNSNTSYNRNRPNSKQFRIRH from the coding sequence ATGgcaataaaaaagaaagcagagaatgattttaaatttttgaattattattctcATAATCCTACTTCAATTCCACCATTTGCATTAGAATCCAATTTTTTAAGAGGAAATGAGTTAGAATCCGGTTATGTGAAGATAATTAGTTCTCGCTGCAAAGACAATGTTAATGCGTCAAACCCGCAATATTATGAAGATCCAGAGATtgcaaataaattttcaactTTAGATTCAGAATGGGGAGGTGAAGAAcgattaaaaaatatattcaatatacCAGATATTGAGAAGATGagttttgaaaattttgaagataagAAAAAATGGCGTCAATATATTTCGGAAATTAAAGAACTTTATCATATAAAACCGAAGAAAGCATATACAAGCACATTCACTTGCCAGAACTATTCTAATAGTAGTATAATATGTAAAGAGTGGATAAgagatgaaattaataaagaaaaagaacATTGGATCGGATTCAAAAATcaacaattaaaacaatataaacCAATCATCAAAAACTTTATTCTGaataacatttttttcagattatttttaagattaataattattggATTATGTGTTGCAGTGGTTACAGTTTCTTCTAATATAATTGCAAATTCAAGAGCAGAACGGGTATTCTTAGAAGATAaaccatttttcaataattataCAATCGAtttgatgataaatttCTCGGATTTGATTTTTAATGTATTTTCCAATTCATTAGCCATAATTTACAATCTATATATTGGATACGACGAATTTGCAGGCAAACCCATCGGATTAAACAATCCAACAAGTCATGCAGTATTTCTTATGTTAGATCTGTTTTTTATAATAGTGGAAAACGTTAATTTATCGttatcaatgaattatataataaacaCAAGACActcatttaataaaaaagataaccagttaaatgaaaatttcaaatcaattgatattaCAATCCAGTTGTTaattaaaacattttgtcaacaagaacaattattaatattattaacttttttgTTAGAGTTAATATGGACATTTACCTTTTGTATTGgtataataaagatattagATAAAACCAATTCGAATACAAGTTATAATAGAAATAGACcaaattcaaaacaatTCCGAATACGTCACTGA
- the INH1 gene encoding ATPase inhibitor (similar to Saccharomyces cerevisiae INH1 (YDL181W) and STF1 (YDL130W-A); ancestral locus Anc_7.294): MLSRSSALKNSVKNIHPLAYIRLYTEGATGAPRSEGGGDSFTKREKANEDYFIRQHEKEQLAELRNQLQKQQKKLDQIESKIEQLSK; encoded by the coding sequence atgttaTCGCGCTCGTCTGCTTTAAAGAATTctgttaaaaatatacatcCTCTTGCATACATTAGACTTTATACCGAAGGTGCCACTGGTGCTCCAAGGTCGGAAGGTGGAGGTGATTCTTTCACAAAAAGAGAGAAGGCTAATGAAGATTATTTCATAAGACAACATGAGAAAGAACAGCTGGCTGAATTAAGAAACCAATtacaaaaacaacaaaaaaagtTGGATCAAATAGAAAGCAAGATTGAGCAACTATCAAAGTAA